A genomic stretch from Hemicordylus capensis ecotype Gifberg chromosome 1, rHemCap1.1.pri, whole genome shotgun sequence includes:
- the LOC128350394 gene encoding adenylate cyclase type 9-like isoform X1: MGTAGLCASVELSYFDSAQNFSSTEIPRLPSEQNNSSRDNPCNRSTSDDFRRPADLIGQEVILGFFLLLFLVWFLNREFEVSYRLHYHGDVDADLHRRKIQSMRDQADWLPRNIIPYHVAEQLKVSQSYSKNQDSGGVIFASIVNFSEFYEENYEGGKECYRVLNELIGDFDELLSKPNYSSVEKIKTIGATYMAASGLNASQCQDSHNPHSHLQTLFEFAKEMMRVVDDFNNNMLWFNFKLRIGFNHGPLTAGVIGTTKLLYDIWGDTVNIASRMDTTGVECRIQVSEQSYRILHKMGYDFDYRATVNVKGKGQMKTSLYPKCMDNGIVPHHQLSISPEIRVQVDGSIGRSPTDEITYLVPSVQNSDKTPQASDHHSELKDGLPGFRKLPKELVKVEDQCRLGKAGEKRDGEEVGLEEANELTKLNTSRSV, from the coding sequence CTCCAGAGACAACCCCTGCAACAGGTCAACTTCTGATGACTTCAGACGGCCAGCAGACCTGATTGGCCAGGAAGTGATTCTGGGTTTCTTCCTTCTGCTGTTTCTGGTCTGGTTCTTAAATCGGGAGTTTGAAGTCAGTTACCGCCTCCATTACCATGGAGACGTGGACGCTGATCTCCATCGTAGGAAGATCCAGAGCATGAGGGACCAGGCTGACTGGCTGCCGCGCAATATTATTCCGTATCATGTGGCCGAGCAGCTGAAAGTGTCACAGAGCTACTCCAAAAACCAGGACAGTGGCGGGGTGATCTTTGCTAGCATCGTCAACTTCAGCGAGTTCTACGAGGAGAATTACGAAGGTGGCAAAGAGTGTTACCGGGTCCTGAACGAACTGATTGGGGACTTTGATGAGCTGCTGAGCAAGCCCAACTACAGCAGCGTTGAGAAGATCAAGACCATCGGAGCCACCTACATGGCCGCCTCAGGGCTGAACGCCTCCCAGTGCCAAGATAGCCACAATCCCCATAGCCACTTGCAGACCCTCTTTGAATTTGCCAAAGAAATGATGCGGGTGGTGGACGACTTCAACAACAACATGCTATGGTTCAACTTCAAGCTGCGGATTGGCTTCAACCACGGCCCCTTGACTGCAGGGGTCATCGGCACGACCAAGCTCCTGTATGACATCTGGGGAGACACTGTGAACATCGCCAGCAGGATGGACACAACGGGGGTGGAGTGCCGCATTCAGGTGAGCGAGCAGAGCTACCGCATCCTTCACAAGATGGGGTATGACTTTGACTACAGGGCGACCGTCAACGTGAAGGGCAAAGGTCAGATGAAGACCTCTCTGTATCCCAAATGCATGGACAATGGGATCGTTCCCCACCACCAATTGTCCATATCTCCAGAAATCCGTGTTCAAGTGGACGGCAGCATTGGGCGGTCTCCCACGGACGAGATCACCTACCTGGTGCCTTCTGTACAGAACTCAGACAAGACCCCCCAGGCCTCAGACCATCACTCGGAGCTCAAGGATGGACTGCCGGGTTTCAGAAAACTCCCCAAAGAGCTGGTCAAAGTAGAGGACCAATGTAGACTTGGTAAGGCTGGCGAGAAGCGTGACGGCGAGGAAGTGGGTCTCGAAGAGGCGAATGAACTGACCAAGCTGAACACCTCCAGAAGTGTATGA
- the LOC128350394 gene encoding adenylate cyclase type 9-like isoform X2 — protein sequence MGTAGLCASVELSYFDSAQNFSSRDNPCNRSTSDDFRRPADLIGQEVILGFFLLLFLVWFLNREFEVSYRLHYHGDVDADLHRRKIQSMRDQADWLPRNIIPYHVAEQLKVSQSYSKNQDSGGVIFASIVNFSEFYEENYEGGKECYRVLNELIGDFDELLSKPNYSSVEKIKTIGATYMAASGLNASQCQDSHNPHSHLQTLFEFAKEMMRVVDDFNNNMLWFNFKLRIGFNHGPLTAGVIGTTKLLYDIWGDTVNIASRMDTTGVECRIQVSEQSYRILHKMGYDFDYRATVNVKGKGQMKTSLYPKCMDNGIVPHHQLSISPEIRVQVDGSIGRSPTDEITYLVPSVQNSDKTPQASDHHSELKDGLPGFRKLPKELVKVEDQCRLGKAGEKRDGEEVGLEEANELTKLNTSRSV from the coding sequence CTCCAGAGACAACCCCTGCAACAGGTCAACTTCTGATGACTTCAGACGGCCAGCAGACCTGATTGGCCAGGAAGTGATTCTGGGTTTCTTCCTTCTGCTGTTTCTGGTCTGGTTCTTAAATCGGGAGTTTGAAGTCAGTTACCGCCTCCATTACCATGGAGACGTGGACGCTGATCTCCATCGTAGGAAGATCCAGAGCATGAGGGACCAGGCTGACTGGCTGCCGCGCAATATTATTCCGTATCATGTGGCCGAGCAGCTGAAAGTGTCACAGAGCTACTCCAAAAACCAGGACAGTGGCGGGGTGATCTTTGCTAGCATCGTCAACTTCAGCGAGTTCTACGAGGAGAATTACGAAGGTGGCAAAGAGTGTTACCGGGTCCTGAACGAACTGATTGGGGACTTTGATGAGCTGCTGAGCAAGCCCAACTACAGCAGCGTTGAGAAGATCAAGACCATCGGAGCCACCTACATGGCCGCCTCAGGGCTGAACGCCTCCCAGTGCCAAGATAGCCACAATCCCCATAGCCACTTGCAGACCCTCTTTGAATTTGCCAAAGAAATGATGCGGGTGGTGGACGACTTCAACAACAACATGCTATGGTTCAACTTCAAGCTGCGGATTGGCTTCAACCACGGCCCCTTGACTGCAGGGGTCATCGGCACGACCAAGCTCCTGTATGACATCTGGGGAGACACTGTGAACATCGCCAGCAGGATGGACACAACGGGGGTGGAGTGCCGCATTCAGGTGAGCGAGCAGAGCTACCGCATCCTTCACAAGATGGGGTATGACTTTGACTACAGGGCGACCGTCAACGTGAAGGGCAAAGGTCAGATGAAGACCTCTCTGTATCCCAAATGCATGGACAATGGGATCGTTCCCCACCACCAATTGTCCATATCTCCAGAAATCCGTGTTCAAGTGGACGGCAGCATTGGGCGGTCTCCCACGGACGAGATCACCTACCTGGTGCCTTCTGTACAGAACTCAGACAAGACCCCCCAGGCCTCAGACCATCACTCGGAGCTCAAGGATGGACTGCCGGGTTTCAGAAAACTCCCCAAAGAGCTGGTCAAAGTAGAGGACCAATGTAGACTTGGTAAGGCTGGCGAGAAGCGTGACGGCGAGGAAGTGGGTCTCGAAGAGGCGAATGAACTGACCAAGCTGAACACCTCCAGAAGTGTATGA